The following are encoded together in the Citrobacter arsenatis genome:
- the phnL gene encoding phosphonate C-P lyase system protein PhnL encodes MNAIRVENVSKTFVLHQQNGVRLPVLQNATLDVKNGECVVLHGHSGSGKSTLLRSLYANYLPDEGHIHIRHSDEWVDLVQAPARKVLEVRRSTIGWVSQFLRVIPRISALDVVMQPLLDLGVSREECAAKAASLLTRLNVPERLWHLAPSTFSGGEQQRVNIARGFIVDYPILLLDEPTASLDAKNSAAVVALIEEAKARGAAIVGIFHDQTVRDRVADRLHLMGTTA; translated from the coding sequence ATGAACGCGATCCGCGTTGAAAATGTCAGTAAAACTTTTGTCCTGCATCAGCAAAACGGCGTGCGTCTGCCGGTGCTGCAAAACGCCACGCTGGACGTTAAAAATGGCGAATGCGTGGTACTGCACGGTCATTCAGGCAGCGGCAAATCCACGCTGCTGCGTTCGCTGTACGCCAACTATTTGCCGGATGAAGGCCACATCCACATCCGCCACAGCGATGAATGGGTCGATCTGGTGCAGGCTCCGGCGCGTAAAGTGCTGGAAGTTCGTCGTTCAACCATCGGCTGGGTGAGCCAGTTCCTGCGCGTGATCCCGAGGATTTCCGCACTGGATGTGGTGATGCAGCCGCTGCTGGATCTCGGCGTATCCCGTGAAGAATGCGCCGCGAAAGCCGCCAGCCTGTTAACGCGTCTCAACGTACCGGAACGCCTGTGGCACCTCGCGCCATCGACCTTTTCCGGTGGTGAACAGCAGCGCGTCAACATCGCCCGTGGGTTTATCGTCGATTACCCGATTCTGCTACTCGATGAGCCTACCGCCTCGCTGGACGCCAAAAACAGCGCCGCCGTTGTCGCATTAATTGAAGAAGCGAAAGCCCGCGGCGCGGCCATTGTCGGCATTTTTCACGATCAAACCGTGCGCGACCGCGTGGCGGATCGTCTGCACCTGATGGGAACAACAGCATGA
- the phnK gene encoding phosphonate C-P lyase system protein PhnK — protein sequence MTQPLLSVNHLTHLYAPGKGFSDVSFDLWPGEVLGIVGESGSGKTTLLKSISSRLTPQSGEILYQNRSLYGMNEADRRRLLRTEWGVVHQHPLDGLRRQVSAGGNIGERLMATGARHYGDIRATAQRWLEEVEIPASRIDDLPTTFSGGMQQRLQIARNLVTHPKLVFMDEPTGGLDVSVQAKLLDLLRGLVVELDLAVVIVTHDLGVARLLADRLLVMKQGQVVESGLTDRVLDDPHHPYTQLLVSSVLQN from the coding sequence ATGACGCAACCGCTGCTTTCAGTCAACCACCTGACCCATCTCTACGCGCCGGGCAAAGGCTTCAGCGACGTTTCGTTTGACCTGTGGCCTGGCGAAGTGCTGGGTATCGTCGGCGAGTCTGGTTCCGGCAAAACCACGTTGCTGAAATCAATCTCATCACGGCTGACGCCGCAGAGCGGTGAGATTTTGTATCAGAACCGTTCGCTGTACGGCATGAACGAGGCCGACCGTCGCCGCCTGCTGCGTACCGAATGGGGCGTGGTGCACCAGCATCCGCTGGATGGGCTGCGCCGTCAGGTCTCCGCAGGCGGCAATATCGGCGAACGCCTGATGGCCACCGGGGCGCGCCACTACGGCGACATCCGCGCCACCGCGCAGCGTTGGCTGGAGGAGGTAGAAATCCCCGCCTCGCGTATCGACGATCTGCCCACCACCTTTTCCGGCGGCATGCAGCAGCGCCTGCAGATCGCCCGCAACCTGGTCACTCATCCCAAACTGGTGTTTATGGACGAACCCACCGGCGGGCTGGACGTTTCCGTACAGGCCAAACTGCTGGACCTGCTGCGCGGCCTGGTGGTGGAACTGGATCTGGCAGTGGTGATTGTCACCCACGATCTGGGCGTGGCGCGTCTGCTGGCGGACCGTTTGCTGGTGATGAAGCAGGGTCAGGTGGTGGAAAGTGGGTTAACCGACCGCGTGCTCGACGACCCGCATCATCCGTATACCCAGCTGCTGGTGTCGTCGGTGTTGCAGAACTGA
- the phnJ gene encoding alpha-D-ribose 1-methylphosphonate 5-phosphate C-P-lyase PhnJ, translating into MIRRAILKAVAIPGYQVPFGGREMPMPYGWGTGGIQLTASVIGEPDVLKVIDQGADDTTNAVSIRNFFKRVTGVNTTERTEDATLIQTRHRIPETPLAEDQIIIFQVPIPEPLRFIEPRETETRTMHALEEYGIMQVKLYEDIARFGHIATTYAYPVKVNDRYVMDPSPIPKFDNPKMDMMPALQLFGAGREKRIYAVPPYTRVESLDFDDHPFTVQSWDEPCAICGSTHSYLDEVVLDDTGKRMFVCSDTDYCRQQSEALSK; encoded by the coding sequence ATGATCCGCCGCGCCATTCTGAAAGCGGTGGCCATCCCCGGTTACCAGGTCCCCTTTGGCGGACGTGAAATGCCGATGCCCTACGGCTGGGGAACCGGCGGCATTCAGCTCACCGCCAGCGTGATTGGCGAGCCGGACGTCTTGAAGGTGATTGACCAGGGCGCGGATGACACCACCAACGCCGTGTCGATTCGTAACTTCTTCAAACGCGTTACCGGGGTGAATACCACCGAGCGCACGGAAGACGCGACCTTGATCCAGACCCGCCACCGCATCCCGGAAACGCCGCTGGCGGAAGATCAAATCATTATCTTTCAGGTACCGATCCCTGAGCCGCTGCGCTTTATCGAACCGCGTGAAACGGAAACCCGCACCATGCACGCGCTGGAAGAGTACGGCATCATGCAGGTGAAACTGTATGAAGATATCGCCCGCTTCGGCCATATCGCCACCACTTACGCTTATCCGGTGAAGGTCAACGACCGCTACGTCATGGACCCGTCGCCCATCCCGAAATTCGACAATCCGAAGATGGACATGATGCCGGCCCTGCAACTGTTTGGTGCAGGCCGCGAAAAGCGCATCTATGCCGTTCCACCTTACACCCGGGTGGAAAGCCTCGATTTCGACGATCACCCGTTTACGGTGCAGAGCTGGGATGAGCCTTGCGCCATCTGCGGCTCGACCCACAGCTATCTCGATGAAGTGGTGCTCGATGACACCGGCAAACGCATGTTTGTCTGCTCCGACACCGACTACTGCCGCCAACAGAGCGAGGCCCTCAGCAAATGA
- a CDS encoding carbon-phosphorus lyase complex subunit PhnI: MYVAVKGGEKAIANAHALQENRRRGDEAIAELSVAQIEQQMNLAVDRVMTEGGIADRELAALALKQASGDNVEAIFLLRAYRTTLAKVAVSEPVNSAEMRLERRISAVYKDIPGGQLLGPTYDYTHRLLDFTLLANGETPPLRSADGAQDASPHVFSLLANQGLAKREEDNGATPDDVTRTPPVYPCSRASRLQQLMRGDEGYLLALAYSTQRGYGRNHPFAAEIRSGYVALETVPEELGFAVNVGELLMTECEMVNGFVAPENESPHFTRGYGLVFGMSERKAMAMALVDRALQAAEYDEAVTGPAQDEEFVLAHADNVEAAGFVSHLKLPHYVDFQAELELLKRLQQEATRDH; encoded by the coding sequence ATGTACGTCGCCGTCAAAGGGGGCGAAAAGGCGATAGCCAACGCCCATGCCCTGCAAGAAAACCGACGCCGGGGCGATGAGGCCATTGCTGAACTGAGCGTGGCGCAAATCGAACAGCAGATGAACCTGGCCGTTGACCGGGTGATGACCGAAGGCGGCATCGCCGACCGCGAACTGGCGGCACTGGCGCTGAAGCAGGCCAGCGGCGATAACGTCGAAGCCATCTTTTTGCTCCGCGCCTACCGCACGACGCTGGCAAAGGTAGCGGTCAGTGAGCCGGTTAACAGCGCCGAAATGCGCCTTGAGCGCCGAATATCGGCGGTCTACAAGGATATTCCCGGCGGACAGCTGTTGGGACCGACCTATGACTACACCCATCGCCTGCTGGATTTTACCCTGCTGGCCAATGGCGAAACGCCGCCTCTGCGCAGCGCAGACGGCGCGCAGGATGCCTCCCCGCACGTCTTTTCCCTGCTGGCCAACCAGGGACTGGCAAAGCGTGAAGAGGATAATGGCGCCACGCCCGACGACGTCACCCGCACACCACCGGTTTACCCCTGTTCACGTGCTTCACGCCTGCAACAGCTTATGCGCGGTGACGAAGGCTATCTGCTGGCGCTGGCCTACTCCACCCAGCGCGGTTACGGACGCAATCACCCGTTTGCCGCCGAGATCCGCAGCGGCTACGTAGCGCTGGAAACGGTGCCGGAAGAGCTGGGATTTGCGGTGAACGTCGGTGAACTGCTGATGACTGAGTGTGAAATGGTCAATGGTTTTGTCGCACCAGAAAACGAATCACCCCATTTTACCCGCGGCTACGGGCTGGTTTTCGGCATGAGCGAACGTAAAGCGATGGCGATGGCGCTGGTAGACCGCGCCCTACAGGCAGCCGAATACGATGAAGCGGTCACGGGACCGGCGCAGGACGAAGAGTTCGTGCTGGCGCATGCGGATAACGTCGAGGCGGCGGGTTTTGTTTCGCACCTCAAACTTCCCCATTACGTCGATTTCCAGGCCGAGCTGGAACTGCTCAAACGCCTGCAACAGGAGGCCACCCGTGACCACTAA
- the phnH gene encoding phosphonate C-P lyase system protein PhnH, with the protein MTLQTAFNLPVQDAQQSFRRLLKAMSEPGVIVALHQLKHGWQPLGLATTSVLLTLVDGDTPVWLAPSMDNDIARQNLRFHTNAPLVDQPQLAAFAVADERISSEQLNALSAGSAVAPETSATLIVQVAGLSGGRMLRLTGAGIAEERMIAPQLPECLIHELTERPHPFPLGVDLILTCGERLLAIPRTTHVEVC; encoded by the coding sequence ATGACCTTACAGACCGCATTTAATTTACCCGTTCAGGATGCTCAGCAGAGCTTTCGTCGCCTGCTGAAGGCCATGAGCGAGCCGGGCGTAATCGTCGCTCTGCATCAACTGAAACACGGCTGGCAGCCGCTGGGTCTGGCAACCACCAGCGTGCTGCTGACCCTGGTCGACGGCGACACGCCGGTCTGGCTGGCGCCGTCGATGGATAACGATATCGCCCGGCAGAACCTGCGTTTTCACACCAACGCGCCGCTGGTGGATCAGCCGCAGCTGGCGGCCTTTGCCGTCGCCGACGAACGTATCAGCAGCGAACAGTTGAACGCTCTCTCCGCCGGTTCCGCCGTCGCGCCAGAGACCAGCGCCACGCTGATTGTGCAGGTCGCAGGCTTAAGCGGCGGACGCATGCTGCGTCTGACCGGCGCGGGTATTGCCGAAGAGCGCATGATCGCGCCACAGCTGCCGGAATGCCTGATTCACGAACTCACCGAACGCCCGCACCCGTTCCCGCTGGGGGTTGATTTGATCCTCACCTGCGGCGAACGCCTGCTGGCTATTCCGCGAACCACCCATGTGGAGGTGTGCTGA
- the phnG gene encoding phosphonate C-P lyase system protein PhnG — MHFDTATRQRWMRALAYSNADALNARICALKLTPDYELIRAPESGLMQIQARMGGTGNRFFAGDTTLTRAVVRLKSGTLGYSYLLGRNKHHAEQCAVIDAMLQEQTHFQNLMETLIAPLEAERDALISARRAEVNASRVDFFTLVRGDNA; from the coding sequence ATGCATTTCGATACCGCCACCCGCCAGCGCTGGATGCGCGCGCTGGCCTACAGCAATGCCGATGCCCTGAACGCCCGCATCTGCGCACTCAAACTGACGCCGGACTATGAACTTATCCGCGCACCGGAAAGCGGACTGATGCAGATCCAGGCCCGTATGGGCGGTACCGGCAACCGCTTCTTTGCCGGCGACACTACGCTTACCCGCGCAGTGGTGCGCCTGAAGAGCGGCACGCTGGGTTACAGCTACCTGCTGGGACGCAACAAACACCATGCTGAGCAGTGCGCGGTGATTGACGCGATGCTGCAGGAACAAACGCATTTCCAGAACCTAATGGAAACCTTAATTGCCCCGCTGGAAGCGGAACGCGATGCGCTGATTAGCGCACGCCGTGCCGAAGTCAACGCCAGCCGGGTCGACTTCTTCACGCTGGTACGCGGAGATAACGCATGA
- the phnF gene encoding phosphonate metabolism transcriptional regulator PhnF, whose product MHLSTHPTSYPTRYQEIAARLEQELRQHYRCGDYLPAEHQLAARYEVNRHTLRRAIDQLVERGWVQRRQGVGVLVLMRPFDYPLNAQARFSQNLLDQGSHPTSEKLLAVLRPASSHIADALSINEGDNVIHLRTLRRVNGIALCQIDHYFSDLTLWPLLQGFNSGSLHDYLREQSGLTLLRTQTRISARRAQAKESKVLEIPNMAPLLCVRTLNHREGEEHAAEYSVSLTRADMIEFTMEH is encoded by the coding sequence ATGCACTTGTCTACACATCCGACCAGTTATCCAACGCGTTATCAGGAAATTGCCGCGAGACTTGAGCAGGAGCTTCGTCAACATTATCGCTGCGGTGACTATCTGCCCGCCGAGCATCAGCTTGCCGCGCGCTACGAGGTAAATCGCCATACCCTGCGCCGCGCCATTGACCAGTTGGTTGAGCGCGGTTGGGTGCAACGTCGTCAGGGCGTCGGCGTGCTGGTGCTGATGCGCCCGTTCGATTACCCGCTGAATGCCCAGGCGCGCTTTAGTCAGAACCTGCTGGACCAGGGCAGCCACCCCACCAGCGAAAAACTGCTGGCGGTGCTGCGCCCGGCCTCCAGCCACATTGCCGACGCGCTCAGCATTAACGAGGGCGATAACGTGATTCACCTGCGCACCCTGCGTCGGGTTAACGGTATCGCACTGTGCCAGATCGACCACTATTTTTCCGACCTCACGCTGTGGCCGCTGCTGCAGGGCTTTAACAGCGGTTCGCTGCACGACTACCTGCGCGAACAGTCCGGTCTGACGCTGCTGCGCACGCAAACCCGCATCAGCGCCCGCCGCGCACAGGCCAAAGAGAGCAAGGTGCTGGAAATCCCCAATATGGCGCCGCTGCTGTGCGTGCGCACCCTGAACCACCGTGAAGGCGAAGAACACGCGGCGGAATACTCCGTCAGCCTGACCCGCGCCGACATGATCGAATTCACTATGGAGCACTGA
- the phnE gene encoding phosphonate ABC transporter, permease protein PhnE — MQTITVAPPKRSWFSLLSWAILLAVLVVSWKGAEMAPLTLIQDSGNMATFAADFFPPDFSQWQDYLGEMAVTLQIAVWGTALAVVLSIPFGLMCADNLVPWWIYQPMRRLMDACRAINEMVFAMLFVVAVGLGPFAGVMALFIHTTGVLSKLLSEAVEAIEPGPVEGIRATGANKIEEILYGVLPQVMPLLISYSLYRFESNVRSATVVGMVGAGGIGVTLWEAIRGFQFQQTCALMVLIIVTVSLLDFLSQRLRKHFI, encoded by the coding sequence ATGCAAACCATCACCGTCGCCCCGCCCAAACGTAGCTGGTTCTCGTTGCTGAGCTGGGCCATTCTTCTCGCCGTACTGGTGGTCTCGTGGAAAGGTGCCGAAATGGCTCCGCTCACGCTGATCCAGGATTCCGGCAATATGGCGACCTTCGCCGCCGACTTCTTCCCGCCGGACTTCAGCCAGTGGCAGGACTATCTCGGTGAAATGGCCGTTACCCTACAAATTGCCGTCTGGGGTACCGCCCTCGCCGTGGTGCTGTCGATTCCCTTCGGCCTGATGTGCGCCGATAACCTCGTGCCATGGTGGATTTACCAGCCGATGCGTCGCCTGATGGACGCCTGTCGCGCCATCAATGAAATGGTCTTCGCCATGCTGTTCGTGGTCGCCGTCGGTTTAGGTCCGTTCGCCGGGGTGATGGCGCTGTTTATCCACACCACCGGGGTGCTCTCCAAGCTGCTTTCCGAAGCGGTAGAAGCCATTGAGCCGGGTCCGGTAGAAGGCATTCGCGCCACCGGGGCTAACAAGATTGAAGAGATCCTCTACGGCGTTCTGCCACAGGTCATGCCGCTGCTTATCTCCTATTCGCTGTATCGCTTTGAATCCAACGTTCGCTCGGCCACGGTGGTCGGAATGGTGGGCGCAGGCGGTATTGGCGTGACCTTATGGGAGGCGATTCGCGGCTTTCAGTTCCAGCAAACCTGCGCCCTGATGGTGTTAATCATCGTCACCGTCAGCCTGCTGGATTTCCTTTCCCAGCGTTTGCGTAAGCACTTTATCTGA
- the phnD gene encoding phosphonate ABC transporter substrate-binding protein — MNYKAVAALAFTSMFSISTLLSPAHAEEQEKALNFGIISTESQQNLKPQWEPFLKDMEKSLGVKVNAFFAPDYAGIIQGMRFNKVDIAWYGNLSAMEAVDRANGQVFAQTVAADGSPGYWSVLIVNKDSPINNLNDLIAKRKDLTFGNGDPNSTSGFLVPGYYVFAKNNISASDFKRTVNAGHETNALAVANKQVDVATNNTENLDKLKTSAPDKLKELKVIWKSPLIPGDPIVWRKNLSEATKDKVYDFFMNYGKTPEQKTVLERLGWAPFRASSDLQLVPIRQLALFKEMQGVKDNKGLNEEEKTSKTSALKAQLDDLDRLTAALGAMTSVSKAVQ, encoded by the coding sequence ATGAATTACAAGGCCGTTGCCGCGCTGGCGTTTACCAGCATGTTCAGCATCAGCACCTTGTTAAGCCCGGCGCATGCCGAAGAACAAGAGAAAGCGCTGAACTTTGGCATTATTTCGACCGAATCACAGCAAAACCTGAAGCCACAGTGGGAACCGTTCCTGAAGGACATGGAAAAATCGCTGGGCGTGAAAGTAAACGCCTTCTTCGCCCCGGACTACGCCGGGATCATCCAGGGCATGCGCTTTAACAAAGTCGATATCGCCTGGTACGGCAACCTCTCGGCAATGGAAGCGGTGGATCGCGCTAACGGACAAGTGTTTGCCCAGACCGTCGCCGCCGACGGATCCCCGGGTTACTGGAGCGTGTTGATCGTTAACAAAGACAGTCCGATCAACAACCTGAACGATCTGATCGCCAAACGCAAGGATCTGACCTTCGGCAACGGCGATCCCAACTCCACTTCAGGCTTCCTCGTCCCCGGCTACTACGTCTTCGCCAAAAACAACATCTCCGCCAGCGACTTCAAACGCACCGTTAACGCCGGACACGAAACCAACGCGCTGGCCGTCGCCAACAAACAGGTCGATGTCGCCACCAACAACACCGAAAACCTCGACAAGCTGAAAACTTCCGCACCGGACAAGCTGAAAGAGCTGAAGGTTATCTGGAAGTCACCGCTGATCCCGGGCGATCCGATCGTCTGGCGCAAAAATCTCTCCGAAGCCACCAAGGACAAGGTGTACGACTTCTTTATGAATTACGGCAAAACGCCGGAGCAGAAAACCGTACTGGAGCGTCTGGGCTGGGCGCCGTTCCGTGCCTCCAGCGACCTACAACTGGTCCCCATTCGTCAACTGGCACTGTTTAAAGAGATGCAGGGCGTGAAGGACAACAAAGGGCTGAACGAGGAAGAGAAAACCAGCAAAACCTCGGCGCTGAAAGCACAGCTCGACGACCTGGACCGTCTGACCGCCGCACTGGGCGCTATGACCAGCGTCAGCAAAGCGGTGCAGTAA
- the phnC gene encoding phosphonate ABC transporter ATP-binding protein, giving the protein MQTIIRVEKLSKSFNQHQALNAVDLNICSGEMVALLGPSGSGKSTLLRHLSGLITGDKSPGSHVELLGRTVQHEGRLARDIRKSRAHTGYIFQQFNLVNRLTVLENVLIGALGSTPFWRTCFSWFSQEQKQRALQALTRVGMAHFAYQRVSTLSGGQQQRVAIARALMQQAKVILADEPIASLDPESARIVMDTLRDINQTDGITVVVTLHQVDYALRYCERIVALRQGNVFFDGSSQHFDNDRFDHLYRSMNRVEQNAQAA; this is encoded by the coding sequence ATGCAAACGATTATTCGCGTCGAAAAACTCTCCAAGTCCTTCAATCAACATCAGGCGCTCAATGCGGTTGATCTGAACATCTGTTCTGGTGAGATGGTAGCTCTGCTTGGGCCGTCTGGCTCCGGCAAATCCACCCTTTTACGTCATTTAAGCGGTTTGATCACCGGAGATAAATCACCCGGTAGCCACGTCGAGCTGCTGGGTCGCACCGTTCAACATGAAGGTCGCCTGGCGCGCGATATCCGCAAAAGCCGCGCCCACACCGGCTACATCTTCCAGCAGTTCAATCTGGTAAACCGCCTGACGGTGCTGGAGAACGTCCTGATTGGCGCACTCGGCAGCACGCCATTCTGGCGCACCTGTTTTAGCTGGTTTAGCCAGGAACAGAAACAGCGCGCATTACAGGCGCTGACCCGCGTTGGCATGGCGCACTTTGCATACCAGCGCGTTTCCACGCTTTCAGGCGGGCAGCAGCAGCGCGTCGCTATTGCCCGCGCGCTGATGCAGCAGGCCAAAGTGATCCTTGCCGACGAGCCGATAGCCTCGCTGGACCCGGAATCCGCGCGCATCGTAATGGATACCCTGCGCGACATTAACCAGACCGACGGCATCACCGTGGTCGTCACGCTGCATCAGGTGGATTACGCCCTACGCTACTGCGAACGCATTGTCGCGCTGCGCCAGGGCAACGTCTTCTTTGACGGCAGCAGCCAGCATTTTGATAACGATCGTTTTGACCATCTCTACCGCAGCATGAATCGCGTCGAACAGAACGCACAGGCTGCTTAA
- the yjdN gene encoding VOC family metalloprotein YjdN, which yields MPLSPYISFAGNCADAIAYYQKTLGAELLYKINFGEMPKSAQDSEEGCPSGMKFPDTAIAHANLRVAGSDIMMSDSAPDGKAHYSGFTLVLDTQNVDEGKRWFDNLAANGKIEMDWQETFWAHGFGKVSDQYGVPWMINVVKQQQPTE from the coding sequence ATGCCGTTAAGTCCCTACATCTCCTTTGCAGGCAACTGCGCTGACGCTATCGCCTACTATCAAAAAACGTTAGGCGCTGAGCTACTCTACAAAATCAACTTCGGTGAAATGCCCAAATCGGCGCAGGACAGCGAAGAAGGTTGCCCTTCAGGCATGAAATTCCCCGACACCGCCATTGCTCACGCCAATCTGCGCGTGGCGGGCAGCGACATCATGATGAGCGATAGCGCCCCCGACGGAAAGGCTCACTACTCTGGCTTTACGCTGGTACTCGACACGCAAAACGTCGACGAAGGCAAGCGCTGGTTTGATAACCTGGCAGCAAACGGAAAAATCGAAATGGACTGGCAGGAAACCTTCTGGGCCCACGGTTTCGGCAAAGTAAGCGACCAGTACGGCGTGCCATGGATGATCAACGTCGTCAAACAGCAGCAACCTACAGAGTAA
- a CDS encoding zinc ribbon domain-containing protein YjdM yields MSLPHCPQCNSEYTYEDNGMFICPECAHEWNDAEPAQDSDELIVKDANGNLLADGDSVTVVKDLKVKGSSSMLKIGTKVKNIRLVEGDHNIDCKIDGFGPMKLKSEFVKKN; encoded by the coding sequence ATGTCATTACCACACTGCCCACAATGCAACTCCGAATACACTTACGAAGATAACGGCATGTTCATCTGCCCGGAATGCGCTCACGAATGGAACGATGCTGAACCGGCGCAGGACAGCGACGAACTGATCGTTAAAGATGCCAACGGCAACCTGCTGGCTGACGGCGACAGCGTTACCGTAGTGAAAGACCTGAAGGTAAAAGGTAGCTCTTCCATGCTGAAGATCGGTACCAAAGTCAAAAACATTCGTCTGGTTGAAGGCGACCATAACATCGATTGCAAAATCGATGGCTTTGGCCCAATGAAGCTGAAATCTGAGTTTGTGAAAAAGAACTGA